The following proteins are co-located in the Thermodesulfobacteriota bacterium genome:
- a CDS encoding 4Fe-4S dicluster domain-containing protein, producing the protein MNKPTTSLITPFTETIQDIPSPDEVHVPLIGHTPVVQRKKKVLQGTVIAKHPVDDVGDIHAPVSGKVTGVTPSSISLKTDSGNLQPKPVDISAIEPGKELVRILKGLGVNTRNLNRSKTLIINGFNPEPGISVYDQLLRDHQETLERGLELVRKLISPSSAILAVPGRSTAYLSGCVTFHIKTVYPNSLNRVVVKSVTGFDQPENVAIVPIPQLYSMGKVLQTGLPLTETIITIGKVNYRVKIGTPIRMILGYAGISVQPGDRVILGGPFRGSAVYSLDQGVDKDAYGISVIPQGTFSAVTDAPCLNCGECVLHCPSRIMPNIISRMAEFGLFEKTIKYGIESCFECGLCTYFCPARRPVLQYILLAKDELFTQQKSKDDGT; encoded by the coding sequence ATGAATAAGCCGACTACTTCTCTTATCACCCCATTTACGGAGACCATTCAGGATATACCCTCTCCAGATGAAGTACATGTACCTTTGATCGGGCATACTCCCGTAGTACAGAGGAAAAAAAAAGTACTTCAAGGGACAGTGATCGCTAAACATCCGGTAGATGATGTGGGGGATATTCATGCACCGGTTTCAGGTAAGGTAACCGGTGTTACACCTTCATCCATCTCCTTAAAAACAGACAGCGGAAATTTACAGCCCAAGCCTGTCGATATATCGGCAATTGAACCAGGCAAAGAACTTGTTCGAATTTTAAAGGGCCTCGGCGTTAATACTAGAAACCTTAACCGGTCAAAAACGCTCATCATCAACGGGTTTAATCCCGAGCCCGGCATCAGTGTTTATGACCAACTTTTACGTGACCATCAAGAGACTCTTGAACGGGGTCTTGAATTGGTACGAAAACTTATTTCTCCTTCTTCTGCTATACTTGCAGTCCCCGGACGAAGTACGGCCTATCTGTCCGGATGCGTGACCTTTCACATCAAAACGGTTTATCCCAACAGTCTTAACCGTGTTGTCGTTAAATCAGTCACCGGTTTCGATCAGCCTGAAAACGTTGCGATTGTACCCATACCACAATTATATTCTATGGGGAAAGTCCTCCAAACCGGCTTGCCCCTTACTGAAACTATTATAACGATAGGAAAAGTCAATTACAGGGTCAAGATCGGTACCCCTATTCGGATGATATTGGGATATGCAGGCATCAGTGTCCAGCCGGGGGATCGAGTTATCCTGGGGGGACCCTTTCGAGGAAGTGCGGTTTACAGTCTGGATCAGGGAGTGGATAAGGATGCTTATGGAATTTCAGTCATTCCTCAAGGAACCTTTTCAGCGGTTACCGACGCACCCTGTTTAAACTGCGGCGAATGTGTACTCCACTGTCCGTCTCGTATCATGCCGAACATCATCAGCCGTATGGCAGAGTTCGGACTGTTTGAAAAAACGATAAAGTATGGCATAGAATCCTGTTTTGAGTGCGGGCTGTGCACCTATTTCTGTCCGGCAAGACGACCGGTATTACAGTATATTCTCCTGGCTAAAGATGAACTTTTTACTCAGCAAAAAAGTAAGGATGATGGAACATAA
- a CDS encoding cytochrome c3 family protein has protein sequence MPKRYHTISLILIILALIAMVGYLRPAGDRERSLRILIDDCGGKAVFPHVAHYGDYQISCVTCHHDKSGDQTDYISCGLCHPVAFNRQYMENHRSFFAEKKACVRCHHVEFIKTRFKHSNHKSYTDDCTDCHHEPDIEPEPRACISCHLTDGSEDMPNLHDATHDCCKKCHEDIFDKGFSGCSDCHSQKDMKKGKGDYTRCLNCHQGNKINQLIPARKDAFHKKCLSCHQKLGKGPFGESSCNKCHFK, from the coding sequence TTGCCTAAACGATACCACACAATTTCTCTTATCCTCATTATATTGGCGCTTATTGCCATGGTGGGATATTTACGCCCTGCCGGTGACAGGGAAAGATCGTTGAGAATTCTCATTGATGATTGCGGGGGGAAGGCGGTTTTTCCACATGTTGCCCATTATGGTGATTATCAAATTTCCTGTGTTACCTGTCATCATGATAAAAGTGGTGACCAGACCGATTACATTTCATGCGGGTTGTGTCACCCTGTCGCTTTTAACCGGCAGTATATGGAAAATCATAGAAGTTTTTTTGCTGAAAAAAAGGCATGCGTCAGATGTCATCACGTGGAATTTATTAAAACAAGATTCAAACACTCCAACCATAAGAGTTATACCGATGATTGCACAGATTGTCATCATGAACCTGACATTGAGCCTGAACCCAGGGCATGCATATCCTGTCACTTAACTGACGGAAGTGAGGATATGCCCAATTTGCATGATGCAACCCATGATTGCTGCAAAAAATGCCATGAAGATATTTTTGACAAGGGTTTCAGCGGTTGCTCCGATTGTCATTCCCAAAAAGATATGAAGAAAGGTAAAGGAGATTACACTCGCTGTCTAAACTGCCACCAGGGCAACAAAATCAATCAACTGATACCGGCAAGAAAAGATGCTTTTCATAAAAAATGCTTAAGCTGTCATCAAAAGCTGGGAAAAGGCCCCTTTGGTGAAAGCAGCTGCAATAAATGTCATTTTAAGTGA
- a CDS encoding zinc ABC transporter substrate-binding protein, whose product MRNALAIIFLFVLSMIFGKIAVAEGKIDVFVSIVPQKYFVEKIGGALVNVSVMVQPGASPATYEPKPRQMVALSNSKIYFAIGVPFEKRWLKKIAAANSKMLIVHTQEGVEKKSMKANKSKGIKDPHIWLSPPLVIIQARNMFNALVAIDPDRKHVYEAGYQKFVIEIENLDAELKGIFNGKGKGLEFIVFHPSWGYFANAYGLTQIPVEVEGKDPKPADLQRLIKYAKNRGIKVIFVQPQFSVTNAKVIAQAIGGQISFADPLALNWTDNLRQIAAKFKATLR is encoded by the coding sequence ATGCGAAACGCATTGGCAATTATATTTCTTTTCGTTTTAAGTATGATTTTCGGGAAAATCGCTGTTGCGGAAGGGAAAATCGATGTATTTGTCAGCATTGTACCGCAGAAATATTTTGTGGAAAAAATTGGCGGGGCTCTGGTAAATGTTTCAGTGATGGTTCAACCCGGAGCCAGTCCGGCGACCTATGAGCCCAAACCGAGGCAGATGGTTGCCCTTTCCAACTCAAAAATTTATTTTGCCATTGGGGTGCCGTTTGAAAAGCGGTGGCTTAAAAAGATTGCTGCGGCTAACTCCAAAATGCTCATCGTCCATACCCAGGAAGGCGTTGAGAAAAAATCCATGAAAGCGAATAAGTCGAAAGGAATCAAGGACCCTCATATCTGGCTTTCTCCTCCTCTGGTGATAATTCAGGCCCGAAACATGTTTAATGCTCTTGTCGCCATCGACCCGGATAGAAAACATGTGTATGAGGCAGGTTACCAAAAATTTGTTATTGAAATTGAAAACCTGGATGCTGAGTTAAAAGGAATTTTCAACGGAAAAGGAAAAGGGTTGGAGTTTATAGTATTTCATCCTTCATGGGGATACTTTGCCAATGCATATGGTTTAACGCAGATACCGGTTGAAGTTGAGGGGAAGGATCCAAAACCTGCCGATCTTCAACGACTGATAAAATACGCCAAAAATCGTGGTATAAAGGTAATTTTTGTTCAGCCCCAGTTTTCGGTTACAAATGCGAAGGTTATTGCCCAGGCAATAGGCGGGCAAATCTCTTTTGCCGACCCCCTTGCATTAAACTGGACGGATAATCTGCGCCAAATTGCCGCTAAATTTAAAGCAACTTTAAGATAA